A part of Anabas testudineus chromosome 9, fAnaTes1.2, whole genome shotgun sequence genomic DNA contains:
- the kntc1 gene encoding kinetochore-associated protein 1 isoform X1, which translates to MAMWSDVELLANEDTNTVRLGSVSREENGSGLYQLDTLVKITNANEVKTDPRLSSFSGSNWSIVVADKTVILFDQNYQSILLLLNFETDVDAIDVCLEGKFLVVCERNGNLHLIYVPHKTILLTRALVERPSTGDKKTYRYLFIEEDKASTGMYHVFLLIQDGFFHITNLALAKIETAIERNDGIGALKELQSLIKIDFCSTKDYHDEGCSTAVMFNLGHEMHLMIGGDKENVVTHWMLDPHQAKMRLANSVNSSLIPGVRKMVVMENLLYILDTEDVLSLWDLHFLVMIHCWPDLAIHDFELTTECSSASMVAQDRSSMKMITLTKQDNSQISSLQIRFLPSMTVCYSLDVSSVSCLVQTRINMDSIYLVEGICENPESRGEPISSVVVRCFTEALPENRLSRLLHKHMFEEAEKFAITFELDIELVYKVKLDFVLEQLASASVGGYGQDVWCELVGEAKTNLMKITDEQYVVEYCLKAPWPTFETAEKMLNHAATRYSSLQIQEALARLATFCSLHGLENFNGIAWIEFLNCTDNLGDILTHLREGDMKGAQLLWLRYEGQIAAEFDESKLQAVLNAIPEDVSSRDLCPWFRTVFVPFVRRVLPTEQKHLARWLEQRARNLELTEKVAWPQNGLDLAVLGLPSLWSWMKSDDKFGAEEVENLKSLVSNLRQLLDLHRKYNCRLSLSVFEKGSVRSVAFFMLDKVPAPELIAATVDNSILPYAEEHGIPFNELLLQYIKDLLERCSSQTTTLFTEWEAKSVAVLGCMTDTDMMVDAVLEIMQKAVVPWSNVVEKLVQQYLEMNGPKQELLKESYCLMEIRKLLRGYGIRNFNLSNCTQIMTLIRYILKQDLPMSLDDSLTLAEAYKLPTMHIHYMYLIQLISQGKTEECMIVLKKLSSAEAECVVERLTSWARLQLEDKVHISDEHKKHQMVIAQVMAEALKYLHITQKHDALKSMECENNLIMFKAIAHLQEDFDVFFTPSNYEDPNIRKQIQEHHIMAYENTRGRRSSKGKAVMTPVVANDPDGKTKTISTEAGLRRLGRQLQRTEQELWSDLALRAVGVGKVDKALKILSELYEHHYNPSTGKVLFTAAKTLCQMLEADVPMVLPDDMDLPAVIHDLACQAITVCHSDLLLDCLELCKCTRIAMDVYHQCQLSDNYGFIAKDLSLEAEKDPYSQWSFQDVFNEDCIVLDPVSVLPVQYEITNCMLPISQDTKLYPLDCSCLSHCSFEDGSNYLRPLLGPLANMLQMLQECSQLELALRVLVNSYGSCLQHVTSNVMDMKLSVQLYDAQELQMYNKCMNELRKTTASSLNAVAVALLNKVFNWRVVDCDLAIGLCTLLSKAEVFKILWKVIDNTWQNYDKILAVAKIGANLCCLYDEPEEQEKFLSVIIDAEWGIKLGKLEISIQPVFRQQPEMKSSLIPVLVKNKKITPEIILQYCSTFGLDRDGVINQYITTLLLLQEDEDGACDPGPGQEDGQPLCHADALERVLQIIPMLHSTSELTDSLCAAIFKLSPYNYERIEVVLKIIQAADENVTSFSISQAMGLLQHLKSYKRIFPPSDVENTYLLENSLLPNPLSNDRLPFHLLMQSKHYWKIISPELSEETFPTLLLISKLLKVSLDKLYMSAANHVFEKKLKPLLLEQRKKGQGHGYNKETFTVAKTMMKYIHCIQSPEWAAATAHKITQELPSGHEKTQSLRFCLALADAWLKDPNLEEAARARGETFLSKLKLQFQRSATENTLIASQLNSPEHLKLTGLPARLIVALYEHSSVEQRYRDSGGQTYPDIHAVVKEIATINNVDLLKIRNMMLEKWICKTGPAVVKDIGNYDCVSNIEEDPDLMRVVYMLQPCPVDDAVRLLNPILSAETWPLSTAGPRLTFCHRTRALLCLVRLADAAALEARLQIPRTKIQYYLKCYVFVSQLEALNIPYTVQSFVNSPKEGLVKGLWKNHSHEPQAVRLVADLCLEYQVYDPQLWNSLLQKLLGFNLITHLQKVLDAAVAVPALWEISSFSRTWRSMILAPFVSASVPLSPDQQETLYKTFVLLLKCPFLLNLDLMGIANRFAQFNLPAFALGTLLLIPCPLKKAQQIQGFLSVCNPVAILEQVEELMNTGELAGIPSQVTETVLTFISQNGQHHKLLKTKHFKHLKQLIVANGKPNQVKDLVDYLISQNCQDDADSLAREYMKHKEHQRGKTLTNGSSSPSCLKVTDAEF; encoded by the exons ATGGCGATGTGGAGCGACGTTGAACTTCTTGCCAACGAGGATACAAACACTGTCCGCCTCGGCAGTGTGTCAAGAGAGGAAAATGGCAGCGGCCTGTATCAGCTGGACACACTGGTCAAAATCACCAATGCCAATGAG gtGAAGACAGATCCCCGTCTCTCCTCTTTCAGTGGTTCAAACTGGAGCATCGTTGTTGCTGATAAGACAGTTATCCTGTTCGACCAGAACTATCAGAGCATCCTGCTGCTTCTTAACTTTG aaaCTGATGTGGATGCCATTGATGTATGTCTAGAAGGAAAGTTTTTGGTCGTCTGTGAGAGAAATGGAAACCTTCATTTGATCTATGTTCCACACAAGACAATCCTTCTGACTAGG GCTTTGGTAGAGAGACCGTCCACTGGAGATAAGAAAACATATCGCTATCTCTTCATAGAAGAGGACAAGGCATCCACAG GGATGTACCATGTGTTCCTTCTCATACAGGATGGATTTTTCCACATTACAAACCTTGCTTTGGCAAAGATTGAGACAG CCATTGAAAGAAATGATGGTATTGGGGCTTTGAAAGAG CTCCAGTCTCTCATCAAGATAGACTTCTGTTCCACCAAGGATTACCATGATGAGGGGTGCAGTACAGCAGTGATGTTCAATCTGGGCCATGAAATGCACTTAATGATTGGG GGggataaagaaaatgttgtgaCTCACTGGATGTTGGACCCTCATCAGGCTAAGATGCGCCTTGCTAACTCTGTCAACAGTAGCTTAATTCCAG GTGTGAGGAAGATGGTTGTAATGGAAAATCTTCTGTATATTCTTGACACTGAG GATGTCTTGAGTCTTTGGGACCTGCATTTCCTTGTCATGATTCACTGTTGGCCTGATCTTGCCATTCACGACTTTGAACTCACCACAGAATGTAGCTCTGCCTCCATGGTGGC tcaaGACAGGAGCAGCATGAAGATGATTacactgacaaaacaagacaacagtCAG ATCAGCTCACTACAAATACGCTTTCTGCCTTCCATGACTGTTTGCTACTCTCTGGATGTCTCCTCAGTCTCCTGTCTTGTCCAGACAAGAATAAACATG GACTCTATTTACTTAGTTGAGGGCATTTGTGAGAACCCAGAAAG TCGAGGAGAGCCTATAtcctctgttgttgtcagaTGCTTCACAGAGGCTTTGCCAGAGAACag ACTTAGCAGACTtcttcacaaacacatgtttGAAGAGGCTGAGAAGTTTGCCATCACATTTGAGCTCGATAtagag CTTGTTTATAAAGTGAAGCTCGACTTTGTGCTTGAGCAGCTGGCTTCTGCATCGGTGGGTGGTTATGGACAGGATGTTTGGTGTGAACTTGTGGGTGAGGCAAAGACCAACCTGATGAAGATCACA GATGAGCAGTACGTGGTGGAATACTGTCTAAAGGCTCCCTGGCCGACATTTGAGACGGCAGAGAAGATGCTAAACCATGCAGCCACCCGTTACTCCTCATTGCAGATCCAAGAGGCCTTGGCCAGGCTGGCAACATTCTGCAGCCTTCATGGCCTTGAAAATTTCAA TGGCATTGCCTGGATTGAGTTTCTGAACTGCACTGACAATTTGGGAGACATCCTAACCCATTTAAGAGAAGGAGACATGAAAGGTGCACAACTCCTTTGGCTCAGATATGAG GGACAGATTGCAGCAGAGTTTGATGAGAGCAAGCTCCAGGCTGTCCTGAACGCCATCCCAGAGGATGTGTCATCTCGAGACCTTTGTCCTTGGTTTAGGACggtttttgttccttttgtgaGGAGGGTACTCCCAACAGAACAG AAACACTTGGCGAGATGGCTGGAGCAGAGGGCACGAAATCTTGAGCTAACAGAAAAG GTTGCTTGGCCCCAGAATGGGTTGGACTTAGCAGTGTTAGGGCTGCCCTCATTATGGTCATGGATGAAATCT GACGATAAATTTGGTGCAGAAGAGGTTGAAAACCTCAAGTCCCTGGTCTCCAACCTCCGACAGCTGCTGGACCTCCATCGTAAATACAACTGCAGGCTTTCACTTTCAGTCTTTGAGAAG GGAAGTGTACGAAGTGTTGCCTTCTTCATGCTGGACAAGGTGCCAGCTCCAGAGCTGATAGCCGCCACAGTGGACAACAGTATCTTACCATACGCTGAAGAGCATGGTATTCCTTTTAATGAGCTGCTCCTGCAGTACATCAAG GATTTGCTGGAACGTTGCAGTTCTCagaccacaacacttttcacaGAATGGGAAGCTAAATCAGTGGCTGTACTTGGCTGCATGACCGATACAGAT ATGATGGTGGATGCGGTGCTGGAGATTATGCAAAAAGCCGTAGTACCTTGGAGCAATGTGGTGGAAAAATTGGTTCAACAGTACCTAGAGATGAATGGACCAAA ACAAGAACTTTTAAAGGAAAGCTATTGTCTCATGGAGATAAGGAAACTACTCCGGGGATATGGGATCCGCAACTTCAACCTCTCGAACTGCACCCAAATTATG ACACTGATTAGATACATTCTGAAGCAAGATCTGCCAATGTCTCTAGATGACTCCCTGACATTAGCTGAGGCGTACAAACTTCCAACCATGCATATTCATTACATGTATCTGATCCAGCTTATTAGCCAAGGCAAG ACTGAGGAATGCATGATTGTGCTGAAGAAGCTGTCATCAGCCGAGGCAGAATGTGTGGTCGAGCGCCTCACATCTTGGGCTAGACTGCAGCTGGAGGACAAAGTTCACATATCTGATGAG CACAAGAAGCACCAGATGGTCATAGCTCAGGTGATGGCAGAGGCTCTAAAATACCTGCACATAACTCAAAAAC ATGATGCTCTTAAAAGCATGGAGTGTGAGAACAACCTCATCATGTTCAAGGCGATCGCCCACTTACAG GAGGACTTTGATGTTTTCTTCACACCCTCCAACTATGAGGATCcaaacatcagaaaacaaatCCAAGAGCATCACATCATGGCCTATGAAAACACCCGTGGCCGCCGTTCATCTAAGGGAAAGGCTGTGATGACTCCTGTTGTGGCTAATGATCCAGATGGCAAGACCAAGACTATCTCCACAGAAGCTGGGTTACGCCGTCTAGGAAGGCAGCTGCAACGCACCGAACAGGAGCTCTGGTCTGACCTGGCCCTCCGAGCTGTGGGAGTGGGGAAGGTGGACAAGGCTCTAAAGATCCTCAG TGAGCTGTATGAACACCACTATAATCCAAGCACAGGGAAGGTTTTGTTCACTGCAGCTAAGACATTGTGCCAGATGCTCGAGGCAGATGTGCCCATGGTGCTTCCTGATGACATGGACCTACCAGCAGTTATTCATGATCTGGCCTGCCAGGCCATCACTGTGTGCCATTCAG ATCTGCTCCTGGACTGTCTGGAGCTTTGCAAGTGCACACGGATAGCTATGGATGTCTATCATCAGTGTCAGTTATCAGACAATTATGGCTTCATAGCCAAG GATTTAAGTTTGGAGGCAGAAAAAGATCCGTATTCTCAGTGGAGTTTCCAGGATGTTTTTAATGAAGATTGCATCGTTCTGGACCCAGTTTCTGTGCTTCCTGTTCAGTATGAAATTACCAACTGCATGCTGCCTATTTCTCAGG ATACCAAACTCTATCCACTGGACTGTTCCTGTCTGTCCCACTGCTCATTTGAAGATG GTTCAAATTACCTGCGACCCCTCCTCGGTCCCCTGGCCAACATGTTACAGATGTTACAGGAGTGTAGTCAGCTGGAGCTGGCCCTCAGAGTGCTGGTCAACTCATACGGCAGCTGCTTGCAGCATGTCACCTCTAATGTTATGGACATGAAGCTAAGTGTACAG cTTTATGATGCCCAAGAGCTTCAGATGTACAACAAATGTATGAACGAGCTCCGAAAGACAACTGCATCTTCTCTGAACGCTGTCGCTGTAGCTCTCTTAAATAAG GTGTTTAATTGGCGGGTGGTGGATTGTGACTTGGCTATTGGACTCTGTACGCTCCTCTCCAAAGCAGAAGTCTTCAAAATACTGTGGAAGGTTATTGACAACACCTGGCAAAACTATGACAAAATCTTG GCTGTGGCCAAGATTGGCGCCAATCTCTGCTGCTTGTATGATGAGCCTGAGGAACAAGAGAAGTTTCTGTCTGTCATCATTGATGCTGAATGGGGCATCAAACTTGGGAAATTAGAG ATATCTATCCAGCCAGTGTTCCGTCAGCAGCCTGAAATGAAGAGCAGTCTTATCCCTGTTCTGGTGAAGAACAAGAAGATCACCCCTGAAATTATCCTCCAGTACTGCAG cactTTTGGTTTAGACCGTGATGGTGTGATCAACCAGTACATCACCACCTTACTGCTCCTCCAAGAGGACGAGGATGGTGCGTGTGATCCAGGACCAGGACAGGAAGACGGGCAGCCTCTGTGTCATGCTGATGCACTGGAGCGAGTCCTGCAGATTATCCCGATGTTGCACAGCACGAGCGAACTGACTGATAGTCTCTGTGCTGCCATTTTCAAG CTTAGCCCTTATAACTACGAGAGAATTGAAGTAGTGCTGAAGATCATACAGGCCGCAGACGAGAATGTGACCAGCTTTTCTATTAGTCAG GCAATGGGCCTTCTTCAGCATCTGAAATCCTACAAGCGAATCTTTCCTCCATCAGATGTGGAGAATACGTATCTTCTGGAAAACAGCCTGCTGCCAAACCCACTGTCCAATGACAGACTGCCCTTTCACCTGCTCATGCAGAGCAAGCATTACTGGAAAATTATCT cTCCCGAACTCAGCGAAGAGACTTTCCCTACACTTCTTCTAATCAGCAAGCTGTTGAAG GTGAGTCTTGACAAGTTATACATGTCAGCAGCCAACCACGTGTTTGAGAAGAAGCTGAAGCCTCTGCTCTTAGAACAGAGGAAAAAGGGTCAGGGTCATGGCTACAACAAGGAAACTTTCACAGTGGCCAAGACCATGATGAAGTACATCCACTGCATCCAGAGCCCAGAGTGGGCGGCTGCCACAGCCCACAAGATCACCCAAGAGCTTCCATCAG GCCACGAGAAGACTCAGTCCCTTAGGTTCTGTTTGGCCCTTGCGGATGCATGGCTGAAAGATCCAAACCTTGAG GAGGCAGCACGGGCCAGAGGGGAGACCTTTCTGTCCAAGCTGAAGCTACAGTTTCAGCGCTCAGCTACGGAGAACACACTGATAGCGAGTCAGCTGAACAGCCCAGAGCATTTGAAACTGACTGGATTACCAGCCAGACTCATAGTTGCTCTGTATGAGCACAGCAGTGTGGAGCAGCGCTACAGAGACTCGGGAGGTCAGACTTATCCAG acATACATGCTGTGGTTAAGGAAATAGCCACAATCAACAATGTGGATCTTCTGAAGATCCGTAACATGATGTTGGAAAAATGGATCTGCAAAACAGGCCCAGCTGTTGTCAAG GATATTGGTAATTATGACTGTGTCAGCAACATTGAGGAGGATCCAGACTTAATGAG GGTTGTGTACATGCTCCAGCCTTGCCCCGTGGATGATGCTGTCCGTCTTCTAAACCCTATCCTATCTGCTGAAACCTGG CCTCTCAGCACTGCTGGGCCTCGTCTGACATTCTGCCATCGGACTCGAGCGCTGCTTTGTCTCGTTCGCCTCGCTGATGCAGCCGCTCTGGAGGCTCGCCTACAGATCCCCAGGACCAAGATCCA ATATTACCTGAAGTGCTACGTCTTTGTCTCTCAACTGGAGGCATTAAACATCCCCTACACTGTACAGTCTTTTGTCAATAGTCCCAAGGAGGGTTTGGTTAAGGGGTTGTGGAAGAACCACAGTCATGAGCCACAG gcAGTGCGATTAGTGGCAGACCTGTGCTTGGAGTACCAGGTGTATGACCCCCAACTGTGGAACAGTCTACTTCAGAAGCTGCTAGGCTTTAACTTG ATCACCCACCTCCAGAAGGTGCTAGATGCAGCAGTGGCTGTTCCTGCTCTGTGGGAG ATTTCCAGTTTCTCCAGAACCTGGAGGAGTATGATACTGGCCCCTTTTGTTTCAG CTTCTGTTCCTTTGAGTCCCGATCAACAGGAAACACTTTACAAGACCTTTGTTCTCCTTCTAAA GTGCCCGTTCCTATTAAATCTGGACCTGATGGGGATTGCCAATCGCTTTGCACAGTTCAATTTGCCTGCCTTTGCCCTGGGAACCCTCCTTCTTATCCCTTGTCCCCTTAAAAAAGCTCAGCAGATCCAG gGCTTTCTGTCCGTGTGTAACCCAGTCGCCATTCTTGAACAAGTGGAAGAGCTTATGAACACTGGGGAACTGGCTGGAATTCCCTCACAG GTCACCGAGACAGTTTTAACTTTCATCAGTCAAAACGGGCAGCAccacaaactgttaaaaaccaAACACTTTAAGCATCTGAAGCAGCTCATAGTGGCAAATGGAAAACCAAACCAGGTTAAAGACTTGGTGGACTACTTGATCAGCCAGAACTG TCAAGATGATGCAGACTCTCTCGCTCGTGAGTACATGAAACACAAAGAGCATCAAAGAGGAAAAACGCTGACAAACGGCTCATCTTCACCAAGCTGCCTAAAGGTGACTGATGCTGAGTTTTAG